From the Halorhabdus utahensis DSM 12940 genome, one window contains:
- a CDS encoding sulfatase — MKNVVLLTIDALRADHLSCYGYDRTTTPFLDSFAEQSILFENTYSTSSHTREAMASLLSGTYPDEAIEDDYSISAETVASHLADTHLCGGFHSNPYLSRAFGYDRDFEAFDDDLRLGQNRILGLIQRALDKFVFNRGSYHARASEINERSLNWLDSIQDEEPYFLWNHYMDVHGPYNPPTDYNTWSDPISDSDAQQLYDALSGGEAVSEDDVGRALNLYDGEILYTDALIEEFITELDRRDHLEDTLVLITADHGDLFGEYDSFAHPRYVYPELTRVPLLVRTPETQTGRVQGACSTVDILPTILDWIGQSNEQLAGRSLFDDVESDRVVYSTARGEDDNQHCRRIAANQRGHSHLLEYDTQRETIQHERRIVSNPEQSSANNCDIDWGMLRDNARSFGQVHAESKSAPGSGAEVEEEIERRLDALGYK, encoded by the coding sequence ATGAAAAATGTTGTATTACTCACAATAGATGCCCTTCGCGCGGATCATCTCTCCTGTTATGGGTATGATCGGACCACCACCCCATTTTTAGACAGCTTTGCTGAACAGTCTATATTGTTCGAAAACACCTATTCTACGAGCTCTCACACCAGGGAGGCGATGGCATCGTTGCTTTCAGGCACCTATCCTGACGAGGCAATCGAAGACGATTATTCGATCTCCGCAGAGACCGTGGCCAGCCATCTTGCTGACACACATTTGTGTGGTGGATTTCACTCGAACCCGTATCTCTCACGAGCCTTCGGATACGACCGAGATTTTGAGGCTTTCGACGATGATCTTCGACTGGGACAAAATCGAATTCTTGGACTCATTCAACGTGCTCTCGATAAGTTTGTTTTCAACAGGGGGTCGTATCATGCACGGGCTTCAGAAATCAACGAACGATCACTGAACTGGTTGGATTCGATTCAGGACGAAGAGCCGTATTTTCTCTGGAATCATTATATGGACGTACACGGCCCCTATAATCCACCGACAGACTATAACACGTGGTCGGATCCCATCTCTGACAGCGACGCTCAACAGTTATATGACGCTCTCTCCGGCGGTGAAGCCGTTTCTGAGGATGACGTAGGCAGAGCCCTGAATCTCTACGATGGTGAAATATTGTATACAGATGCCCTCATTGAAGAGTTCATTACCGAACTAGACCGGAGAGATCATCTCGAGGATACGTTGGTACTGATCACTGCAGACCACGGGGATCTGTTCGGCGAATACGATTCGTTCGCCCATCCTCGGTACGTATATCCCGAGCTAACACGGGTGCCGCTGTTGGTGCGGACGCCGGAGACACAGACTGGGCGCGTCCAGGGGGCCTGTTCGACGGTTGACATTCTTCCGACGATACTCGACTGGATTGGTCAGTCAAACGAACAGCTCGCGGGTCGATCTCTCTTCGACGATGTCGAATCGGATCGGGTTGTCTACAGTACTGCGAGAGGGGAAGATGACAACCAGCACTGTCGCCGGATCGCTGCAAACCAGCGTGGCCATTCGCATCTGCTGGAATATGACACGCAGAGGGAGACCATCCAGCACGAACGACGCATCGTGAGTAACCCGGAACAATCGTCTGCAAACAACTGCGACATTGATTGGGGCATGTTGCGGGATAACGCACGTTCGTTCGGTCAGGTCCATGCAGAGTCGAAATCCGCTCCGGGGAGTGGGGCGGAAGTTGAGGAAGAAATAGAACGACGTCTCGACGCCCTCGGTTACAAGTAA
- a CDS encoding glycosyltransferase family 4 protein, whose protein sequence is MAESEILEYVEGDHIALLSITFSGHNGVAKVMRRQAEVLSENGSEVTVYSFESDLAPETYDVIELYAPENDHLNRLYRVLWPLLVLPVLTLAVRLRNYDTIISHKYPFNVACTLGAWLGPTYVYYDHGVAPPELYDNLVAKVYSKLMRRLQAVTARPASAVIAISEFVADELREEWGPRPTAIIYNSPSSFIHEYELDLRDIRSYHNIPATAPVILFVGRITKHKNVSCLLEAQKSAIDTEGTKPYLVLVGKPTQNRYYEQIKAQAGENVRFAGYVEEKYLTSYYAQADVYVTASLWEGCNLTVLEAQQMELPVVAFDAGAHPETVEVPPGRLVPEGDCELLGEQVTAVLQSD, encoded by the coding sequence ATGGCCGAGAGTGAGATTTTGGAATACGTTGAAGGAGATCATATCGCGTTACTCTCAATTACCTTTTCGGGACACAATGGAGTCGCAAAAGTCATGCGCCGGCAGGCGGAGGTCCTCTCCGAAAACGGATCCGAAGTGACGGTGTATAGTTTCGAATCGGACCTTGCACCGGAAACATACGATGTGATCGAACTCTACGCTCCCGAGAACGACCACCTGAATCGGCTGTATCGGGTTCTCTGGCCGCTCCTCGTACTCCCAGTATTGACGCTGGCTGTGCGTCTGCGAAACTACGACACGATCATTTCTCACAAGTATCCGTTTAACGTTGCCTGTACGCTCGGAGCATGGCTGGGACCGACCTACGTGTATTACGATCACGGTGTCGCCCCGCCGGAGTTGTACGATAATCTGGTCGCCAAGGTGTACAGTAAGCTCATGCGGCGGTTACAGGCTGTGACGGCACGGCCAGCCTCGGCGGTAATAGCGATCAGTGAGTTCGTTGCCGACGAGTTACGTGAAGAGTGGGGGCCACGACCGACTGCGATCATCTACAATTCACCATCTAGTTTCATCCACGAGTACGAACTCGATCTCCGTGACATCCGTTCCTATCATAATATCCCGGCGACTGCACCGGTGATTCTGTTTGTCGGCCGCATTACAAAGCACAAGAACGTCAGCTGCTTGTTAGAGGCACAGAAGAGCGCGATCGACACGGAAGGAACAAAACCATATCTCGTCCTAGTTGGAAAGCCAACGCAGAACAGGTACTACGAGCAAATCAAAGCACAAGCCGGTGAAAACGTTCGATTTGCCGGATATGTAGAAGAGAAGTATCTGACGTCCTACTATGCGCAGGCAGACGTCTACGTCACAGCAAGCCTCTGGGAAGGGTGTAATCTCACGGTCCTCGAAGCCCAACAAATGGAGTTACCCGTCGTGGCGTTTGACGCCGGGGCTCATCCAGAAACAGTAGAAGTACCCCCCGGAAGGTTGGTCCCAGAAGGTGACTGTGAGTTGTTGGGCGAGCAGGTCACTGCAGTGTTGCAATCGGATTGA
- a CDS encoding DUF2304 family protein, protein MISPTQVLFLGAALSVLLWGLERYRTRFVKTDLFIAVVVSSGLAAFVVAPGIFYTVGGLLNIQKRFVVASLIANVVFIVLFMYVINRIRDLRGDLTRLNRQLSVAQAPQADGGVEQISVVIPAYNEADTIGSVVRSLPEQTHGYDVEPIVVCDGSADDTAHQARTNGAMVVKHHVNQGQGGALKTGFEVAIENDAAIVVTMDADGQHPAEELETLIEPIVQDRADYVMGSRYLGVDQSGNGTVREAGIQFFTRAINVLTKSSITDCTNGYRAIRGTMLEDLTLTEERFSAPELIIEARKQGLRIEEIPVTIEERDAGESKKPQLGYAFGLSRTIFMTWIR, encoded by the coding sequence ATGATCTCCCCAACACAAGTGTTGTTCCTCGGTGCGGCACTGTCGGTACTGTTGTGGGGGTTGGAGCGCTATCGGACGCGGTTCGTCAAGACTGACCTGTTCATCGCTGTCGTCGTCTCGTCCGGTCTGGCAGCCTTCGTGGTCGCGCCGGGCATCTTCTACACTGTCGGGGGGCTGTTGAACATCCAGAAGCGATTCGTCGTCGCCTCGTTGATTGCCAACGTCGTCTTCATCGTCCTGTTCATGTACGTCATCAATCGGATCCGGGATCTGCGAGGGGATCTGACCAGGCTCAATCGACAACTCTCGGTCGCACAGGCCCCTCAGGCCGACGGCGGTGTCGAACAGATCTCCGTCGTCATCCCCGCGTACAACGAGGCCGACACCATCGGCTCCGTCGTTCGGTCACTTCCCGAGCAGACTCACGGGTACGACGTCGAGCCAATCGTGGTCTGTGATGGCTCCGCGGACGACACCGCCCACCAGGCCCGGACCAACGGGGCGATGGTGGTCAAACACCACGTCAACCAGGGCCAGGGCGGCGCGCTCAAGACCGGGTTCGAAGTCGCGATCGAGAACGACGCCGCCATCGTCGTCACGATGGACGCCGACGGCCAGCATCCCGCCGAGGAACTCGAAACCCTGATCGAACCCATCGTCCAGGATCGCGCGGATTACGTCATGGGATCGCGATACCTCGGCGTCGACCAGTCCGGCAACGGCACCGTTCGTGAGGCCGGCATTCAGTTCTTCACCCGCGCTATCAACGTCCTGACGAAGTCCTCGATCACCGACTGTACCAACGGCTACCGCGCCATCCGCGGGACGATGCTCGAGGATCTGACGCTGACTGAAGAACGCTTCAGCGCCCCCGAACTCATCATCGAAGCCCGCAAACAGGGCCTCCGGATCGAGGAAATCCCCGTTACGATCGAGGAACGTGACGCCGGCGAGAGCAAGAAACCACAGCTCGGGTACGCGTTTGGCCTCTCGCGAACGATTTTCATGACGTGGATACGGTGA
- a CDS encoding glycosyltransferase family 4 protein, with translation MNVLIVNKRAPFEGRGAEQVIWEIGKRFAQAGHQVRFFCPDPTSDAEPPDFDGIDFSFVATADDPTRSMIELFARGPRHYPGVYRSFEPDVVYDNPSPFPFHLAHFYGSVPVISKVHAVYRRLAFDCKDHPLVQVGTVIGEETYRLFSGETFVTNSASTAERLEPLLDTDSNRLIENPIGIDADEFEYHVPDEPTEVVTVSKLSPRKRVGDLLRAWRHVERQTETVSLTVAGSGPLEDELHELAGDLGLDRVNFPGYVSESHKKGLLRDASIYVTPTIYEGFGISPLEAMASGCAVVSSDTWGVKDYIEDGVNGRLVPTRSPHQVATAVTDLLENDERRCSVAEHGRATAKVYSMDKSLDREVTVLENSV, from the coding sequence ATGAACGTACTGATCGTCAACAAACGAGCGCCGTTCGAGGGTCGCGGTGCCGAGCAGGTTATCTGGGAGATCGGCAAGCGGTTTGCCCAAGCAGGCCATCAGGTCCGTTTTTTCTGTCCCGATCCGACTTCGGACGCCGAACCGCCTGACTTCGACGGCATCGACTTCTCGTTCGTCGCGACCGCAGACGATCCGACACGTTCGATGATCGAATTGTTCGCCCGTGGCCCACGTCACTACCCTGGCGTGTATCGATCTTTCGAACCTGACGTCGTCTATGACAACCCGTCGCCGTTTCCCTTTCACCTTGCTCACTTCTATGGCTCAGTGCCTGTGATCAGCAAAGTCCATGCAGTGTATCGTCGTCTCGCGTTCGACTGCAAGGATCATCCGCTTGTCCAGGTTGGAACCGTCATCGGTGAGGAAACGTATCGGCTGTTCAGTGGCGAGACGTTCGTCACGAACTCAGCGTCGACCGCTGAGCGATTGGAACCGCTGCTTGATACGGACAGTAACCGCTTGATCGAGAATCCGATCGGGATTGACGCGGACGAGTTTGAGTATCACGTGCCCGACGAACCCACGGAAGTTGTAACGGTCTCGAAGCTCTCACCACGCAAGCGGGTGGGTGATCTTCTCCGCGCATGGCGTCACGTCGAGCGGCAGACCGAGACGGTGTCGCTCACAGTAGCGGGTAGCGGGCCTCTGGAGGATGAACTTCACGAACTGGCAGGGGATCTGGGTCTGGATCGTGTTAACTTTCCGGGGTACGTGAGTGAATCTCACAAGAAGGGCCTCTTGCGAGATGCCAGTATATACGTCACGCCGACGATTTACGAAGGATTCGGTATCTCGCCGCTGGAAGCGATGGCGAGCGGGTGCGCTGTCGTCTCCAGTGATACTTGGGGGGTGAAGGACTATATCGAGGATGGAGTGAACGGTCGTCTTGTTCCGACCAGATCACCGCACCAGGTGGCCACTGCAGTGACCGATCTACTGGAAAACGACGAACGACGGTGTTCCGTCGCTGAACATGGAAGGGCGACTGCCAAGGTATATTCCATGGATAAGAGTCTGGATCGTGAGGTAACCGTCTTGGAGAATTCCGTTTGA
- a CDS encoding glycosyltransferase family 2 protein, with translation MTTNNGSSTSPLTAVVLINWNNFEDTSECLDSLQKSTYENIQIIVVDNGSTDNSLSRLQSKFENVKYVSLDENEGFPAANNAGIEFALENGAEYVFLLNNDTIVPEEDDVLKNLVTYMETNEQVGIVSPLVTYYPETHLVWFSEGSIDWITGKIQHTNMGKSKQSCNLQMYICNDCIPGCAMMIRSELFDRVGLLDPSYFLRFSDTEFSLRALNSGYDLVTDTSVEIFHKASSSSGSKFDLSYYQSRNRWHLIRDYFPKISLLFYFWWLIKATANRGLHRDFSAITDLFWGAKDGILGRKGKVVPPSNRIE, from the coding sequence ATGACAACGAATAATGGATCCTCCACTTCTCCTTTGACTGCTGTCGTCTTAATCAACTGGAATAATTTTGAAGATACTTCAGAGTGCTTAGACTCATTACAAAAATCAACGTACGAAAACATTCAAATCATTGTAGTAGACAACGGATCAACTGATAACTCTCTTAGTCGTTTACAGTCTAAATTTGAAAATGTGAAATATGTATCTCTTGATGAGAATGAGGGCTTCCCAGCAGCAAATAATGCTGGTATTGAATTTGCTTTGGAAAATGGAGCAGAATATGTATTTCTGCTGAATAACGACACCATCGTACCAGAAGAAGACGATGTTCTAAAGAATTTAGTGACATATATGGAAACTAATGAGCAGGTTGGAATAGTTTCACCACTTGTAACGTACTATCCAGAAACACATTTGGTGTGGTTCTCTGAAGGATCTATTGATTGGATTACTGGAAAAATCCAGCATACTAATATGGGAAAATCAAAACAATCATGTAACTTACAGATGTATATTTGTAATGATTGTATTCCCGGCTGTGCCATGATGATACGGAGCGAACTATTCGATAGAGTCGGCCTTTTAGATCCTTCATATTTCTTAAGGTTTAGCGATACCGAGTTTTCACTTAGGGCACTCAATAGTGGATACGATTTAGTCACAGATACATCGGTAGAAATATTCCACAAAGCGTCCAGCAGTAGCGGTTCGAAGTTTGATCTTTCGTATTACCAGAGCCGAAATAGGTGGCATCTTATCCGTGACTATTTCCCAAAAATATCTTTGTTATTTTATTTTTGGTGGCTGATTAAAGCAACAGCGAATAGGGGACTCCACCGGGATTTTAGTGCAATTACCGATCTATTTTGGGGGGCAAAAGATGGAATACTTGGAAGGAAGGGGAAAGTTGTCCCTCCAAGCAATCGGATTGAGTAA
- a CDS encoding oligosaccharide flippase family protein, with protein sequence MNIGKSSLKLFAANATGALSNFTGVVVFNRILGGSLVGSFFLFEAVLGLLSIPSNFGIRDGVEKRISEGTDQGSYLSAALLLKFIPLVGIASLVVVFRGYLNDYIGQDFALMLVGVLFLREYAQLSLSVLRAELRVGETAALKMVRQVSWLLIGVGFLYLDFGVESLVGGLAVGYGLMFVGGWYRVSTRPARPSLSHARSLFDYSKFSFVSSVGGYFYSWMDIVIIGLFLTQAHVNAYEVSWRVTMVVMLFSRALATTIFPQVSRWDTEEAIERIENLLPTVLLYSLLFVVPAFFGVLVLSDEILQLVFQIELPGVGIVLVVLMGEKILQAIHVVIGRSLQAIDRPDLAALATLATISVNLVLNVVLVWQFGLVGAAVATTVSFLVNTALHWHYLRQFLRIKIPFWQLGWIIASSAGMGIVLMILKSSLNISSISWLFAVIAAGVLVYLGIVLVSPSIRNDLFQKFLSLS encoded by the coding sequence ATGAACATCGGCAAATCCAGTCTCAAACTATTCGCTGCCAACGCAACGGGTGCTCTGTCGAATTTCACCGGCGTCGTCGTTTTCAACCGGATCCTTGGCGGCTCGCTCGTCGGTTCGTTTTTCCTGTTCGAAGCCGTTCTCGGGTTACTCTCGATCCCGTCGAATTTCGGCATTCGCGATGGTGTCGAAAAGCGGATCAGTGAAGGAACGGATCAGGGTTCGTATTTATCGGCTGCATTACTGCTCAAATTCATTCCACTGGTCGGCATTGCCAGTCTCGTCGTGGTGTTCCGAGGGTATCTGAACGACTATATTGGGCAAGATTTCGCCCTCATGCTCGTCGGAGTGCTGTTTCTTCGGGAGTATGCACAACTGTCTTTGAGTGTGCTTCGCGCCGAACTCCGGGTCGGTGAAACAGCCGCGCTCAAAATGGTCCGACAGGTCTCCTGGCTCCTCATCGGGGTTGGGTTCCTGTACTTGGATTTCGGAGTCGAAAGTCTGGTTGGGGGGCTGGCGGTCGGCTACGGGCTCATGTTTGTCGGTGGTTGGTACCGAGTATCGACGAGGCCCGCCCGCCCATCACTCTCTCACGCTCGCTCGCTGTTCGATTACAGCAAGTTTAGCTTCGTCTCCTCCGTCGGCGGGTATTTCTACAGCTGGATGGATATCGTCATCATTGGCTTGTTCCTGACACAAGCGCACGTCAACGCATACGAAGTGTCCTGGCGTGTCACGATGGTCGTTATGTTGTTCAGTCGTGCTCTGGCGACGACGATATTCCCACAGGTGAGTCGGTGGGACACCGAGGAGGCTATCGAACGGATCGAGAATTTACTGCCGACCGTGCTCCTGTATTCGCTACTGTTCGTCGTGCCCGCTTTCTTCGGGGTTCTCGTGCTATCGGATGAGATCTTACAATTGGTGTTTCAGATCGAACTTCCGGGCGTCGGGATCGTCCTCGTGGTTCTCATGGGTGAGAAGATACTGCAGGCGATTCACGTCGTCATCGGTCGGTCGTTACAGGCGATCGACCGGCCGGACCTTGCCGCCCTGGCAACGCTCGCGACGATCAGCGTAAATCTGGTGTTGAATGTCGTCCTCGTCTGGCAGTTCGGTCTCGTTGGCGCAGCCGTTGCGACCACTGTTTCGTTCCTTGTGAACACTGCCTTGCACTGGCATTACCTTCGGCAATTTCTCAGAATCAAAATACCCTTCTGGCAACTTGGGTGGATTATTGCCTCATCAGCAGGAATGGGCATAGTGCTTATGATCCTCAAATCATCACTAAATATATCTTCAATTTCTTGGTTATTTGCGGTCATCGCAGCAGGTGTTTTGGTATATTTGGGAATCGTTTTAGTATCCCCATCGATACGAAATGACCTTTTTCAGAAATTCCTATCCCTTTCTTAA
- a CDS encoding LamG-like jellyroll fold domain-containing protein, with protein sequence METGRDEVESFLEANPELEAELEALLTIDARGPWEFDDIPLDSGAFGECVSRGIAVEHDDGGYRLANPDAVRAALDHDVDSAAESEQSSRIPDVNVTLDVPRETVLALLGALSLLVAFRVVFVYQGVFREVITLLGNDPYKRLYWVEQLQAFPAFDPGALGSIPEGVRLTGDTMMLVTLWWVSELFGGTPAAARVTLAIYPVVAAVVTGLFVYATTKLLTDDIRIALASVLMLAVTPINGYRMALGFGDHHAFDYVWIALTVLLVVWWERSADGMATGPIRNRLRSRRLWVAIAALGGTLAVQTMSWVGSPMVLVPFGLLMFVRGAVAFRQSRSPAVAALPYLGGIGVASTIVGTMHLAFGWLPVSRVIVPLAVFVLGAGAVGYFEACRSLSLSATVTVASSVVFSVVGTVGFALVGPGMDAVVERAVGLFRGKQIAESAGLFSAESGLVVQPILFFGFVLFLALPFIVLGAWHVFENNDPRWTAPVVYAVYFLFWAGVKVRFGGPLTIFTAIFGGIGFVKAAAWVDLARPVTSFTEKTPIARFERPEGGQLVSLFLLFLLVGSLGMVQLPIKQSQLVVSEDTYETAQWIDGYSDERNLEYPENGVFTGWSSTRIYNYFVNGHADSYWFEQQYFESFLGSTTPDAWYERLRDRYGFVVYSRPMNGSSGPTVERQLETGDSTPGFAQYRLVHTSGPKRVFQLVEGATIVGIDRTSDTVTAETSPTVSGKSHTYERNAAPNPYGTYAVTVPYPGSYSIAGDQVDVAASAVENGTRVVRHARDGLAHWPFDATDGTVAYDRVGGIQGDISNATVAENGVNGTALEFTRENDSQVRAAVESPPEFTVSMWLKPQALDTTEANDYRILARSGRGLVLNVEESGRLTFRLPGTDAKALGGGSVPVGNWTHVAATYDGSQRTLYVDGAAVATDTVDVGPPSWGGQLTFGGGGDPTHTFDGTIDEIRLYERALNDTELSAQAVQSRNDQ encoded by the coding sequence ATGGAAACGGGCCGCGACGAGGTCGAGTCGTTCCTCGAAGCCAATCCAGAGCTGGAAGCCGAACTCGAGGCACTCCTCACAATCGACGCCCGCGGCCCGTGGGAGTTCGACGACATCCCGCTCGATTCAGGCGCGTTCGGTGAATGCGTGTCCCGGGGGATCGCGGTCGAACACGACGACGGGGGCTATCGCCTCGCCAACCCTGACGCGGTGCGGGCCGCACTCGACCACGACGTCGATTCCGCGGCCGAGTCCGAACAGTCGTCCAGGATCCCGGACGTCAATGTTACACTCGATGTCCCGCGGGAAACGGTGCTGGCCTTGCTCGGCGCCCTCTCGCTACTCGTCGCATTCCGTGTGGTCTTCGTCTACCAGGGAGTTTTCCGGGAGGTGATCACGCTGCTGGGGAACGACCCGTACAAGCGACTGTACTGGGTCGAACAGCTCCAGGCGTTCCCGGCATTCGATCCAGGTGCGCTCGGCTCGATTCCGGAGGGCGTCCGCCTCACGGGTGATACGATGATGCTCGTGACGCTCTGGTGGGTGTCAGAGCTGTTCGGTGGGACCCCGGCGGCGGCTCGCGTTACGCTCGCGATCTATCCGGTCGTCGCTGCCGTCGTGACTGGGCTGTTCGTCTACGCGACGACGAAGCTCCTGACGGACGACATTCGGATCGCGCTTGCGAGTGTGCTCATGCTCGCGGTGACGCCCATCAACGGATACCGGATGGCACTCGGGTTCGGCGATCATCACGCCTTCGATTACGTCTGGATCGCGCTGACAGTGCTGCTCGTCGTCTGGTGGGAACGCTCGGCCGACGGGATGGCCACTGGCCCGATCCGGAACCGACTCCGGTCGCGACGCTTGTGGGTAGCCATAGCAGCACTCGGGGGCACGCTTGCGGTCCAGACGATGAGCTGGGTCGGTTCCCCGATGGTGTTGGTCCCCTTCGGTCTGCTGATGTTCGTTCGGGGGGCAGTTGCGTTCCGGCAGTCGCGTTCTCCGGCAGTTGCGGCACTGCCGTACCTCGGCGGAATCGGCGTCGCCAGCACGATCGTCGGCACAATGCATCTCGCGTTCGGGTGGTTGCCGGTCTCGCGGGTGATCGTGCCGCTAGCCGTGTTCGTCCTCGGGGCGGGAGCAGTCGGGTACTTCGAGGCCTGTCGGTCACTATCGTTGTCAGCGACAGTGACGGTGGCAAGTAGTGTCGTCTTCTCGGTAGTTGGGACGGTCGGGTTCGCCCTCGTTGGACCCGGAATGGACGCCGTCGTCGAACGAGCAGTTGGGTTGTTCAGGGGGAAACAGATCGCGGAGTCAGCCGGTCTGTTCAGTGCCGAATCCGGACTGGTCGTCCAGCCGATCCTGTTCTTCGGATTCGTGCTGTTTCTCGCGTTGCCGTTCATCGTCCTCGGCGCGTGGCACGTCTTCGAGAACAACGACCCACGCTGGACGGCACCCGTGGTCTATGCGGTGTACTTCCTGTTCTGGGCTGGCGTGAAAGTTCGGTTCGGGGGGCCGCTGACCATATTCACGGCAATCTTTGGCGGCATCGGGTTCGTCAAAGCTGCCGCATGGGTCGACCTTGCCAGGCCAGTCACCAGCTTCACCGAGAAAACGCCGATCGCCCGTTTCGAACGACCCGAGGGCGGGCAGCTGGTGTCGCTGTTCCTGCTGTTTCTGCTGGTGGGTAGTCTCGGGATGGTCCAGCTCCCCATCAAGCAAAGTCAACTCGTCGTTTCCGAGGATACCTACGAGACGGCACAGTGGATCGACGGCTACAGCGACGAACGGAACCTGGAGTATCCCGAAAACGGCGTCTTCACCGGGTGGAGTTCGACGCGCATCTACAATTACTTCGTGAACGGCCACGCGGACTCCTACTGGTTCGAACAACAGTATTTCGAGTCGTTCCTCGGGTCGACTACTCCGGACGCGTGGTACGAGCGACTGCGGGACCGGTACGGGTTCGTCGTCTACAGCAGGCCGATGAATGGGTCGAGCGGCCCGACCGTCGAAAGACAGCTGGAAACCGGGGACTCCACGCCGGGTTTCGCCCAGTATCGTCTGGTCCATACGAGCGGTCCGAAACGGGTGTTTCAGCTGGTCGAAGGAGCGACGATCGTCGGGATCGACCGGACCAGTGACACCGTCACGGCCGAGACGAGTCCGACCGTTTCGGGGAAATCCCATACCTACGAGCGGAACGCAGCACCCAACCCCTACGGAACGTATGCGGTGACCGTCCCGTACCCTGGATCGTATTCGATCGCCGGCGACCAGGTCGACGTTGCTGCCTCCGCCGTCGAGAACGGGACCAGAGTGGTACGCCACGCCAGAGACGGGCTTGCCCACTGGCCCTTCGATGCGACCGACGGAACCGTCGCCTACGACCGGGTCGGCGGCATTCAGGGGGACATATCGAACGCGACGGTAGCCGAAAACGGCGTCAACGGCACTGCCCTCGAATTCACCCGCGAGAACGACAGCCAGGTCCGGGCGGCCGTCGAGTCGCCCCCGGAGTTCACGGTAAGCATGTGGCTCAAGCCCCAGGCGCTGGACACGACCGAGGCGAACGATTATCGCATCCTGGCGCGGAGTGGACGCGGACTGGTGCTCAACGTCGAGGAGAGTGGACGCCTTACCTTCCGGCTGCCGGGAACTGACGCGAAGGCACTGGGTGGTGGGTCCGTCCCGGTCGGCAACTGGACGCACGTGGCCGCGACCTACGACGGCAGCCAGCGAACGCTGTATGTCGACGGGGCGGCCGTTGCGACCGACACCGTCGATGTCGGGCCTCCCTCCTGGGGTGGGCAACTGACGTTCGGCGGAGGTGGTGACCCGACGCATACGTTCGACGGGACGATCGACGAGATCCGGCTCTATGAGCGTGCGTTGAACGACACGGAACTTTCGGCCCAGGCAGTACAGTCCCGGAACGATCAGTGA